The Gadus chalcogrammus isolate NIFS_2021 chromosome 14, NIFS_Gcha_1.0, whole genome shotgun sequence sequence AAACATAGAATACTGTCCGCTATATAAAATATGCATCCATGCAAATTAATTCCCCAAGAAAACATTGACATTCCTTGCGTGTAGCTCTAGCCTTCATGGTTTCTTAATAAATCTTTGAATTTGTTAAGAAATAATACTTAATAGGCTATTATCCATAATCCATCATTTTCAAAGTTACGGATAAATATTTTAGAATTGTAGTTAAATTTGTATGCTTTGTGCAAGttagttaattattattatttggataGTAAATCATACAATAAAGGGTTATAATCATTTGGTTCTCTTCAGTGGGACAATGCTGGCAGGCGCGATGAAGACGAGTAGTAACACCTGTTTACCGCAAGATGGCAGCATTCACCTTAATATTGCTATACAAAGAGTTGCACTCATGGACGAAAGAaagtccacagcccgcttaaacagctgcaataccagtcttggccgctgagcactggtggattgcgctgttgcactgttcctgggggcttggttgCACTACTGACAGCAGCTGTTCAGGGGAATAACATAAACACGCACGTAAATACGCACAAGTCAAATGTATATTTCAATGAATACTAGACACCAGCTTCTATATATGTGACATTTAAATACATTGAGCTTATATATTAACTGAAATGCTTCAATCAAGATTAAGTGTTTTTGATAAAATTGAGATCTTGCCCTTTTTGCAGATGAAAGGTCCCCGCCCGTACGTTATCAGGAACTTAGTGGTGGGTGCTAAAGCAGTTGACGATGTAGGCTAAACTTGTAATGTAATGCTTCAACTTAATCATTCAACTACAGCAGGAATGAGACATCAATGTCTGTAATCTTTCAGCGTAATACGCCAGCAATGTCTTCTGCGTGAATCGTAAACCCGTTGTATTTGTGCAGCCAAAATGGGCTTTGCTTCAATAAATCCTAATAGCAAACCAACTTTCTTGTGCCTCGGAGCATCTGCATCGCTTGAGTGAAGCTAATGTTTGCATCGTGATGCTTGACCTAAAAACGGGGCGGAGGGGAAGACCTGCCACAAGACACTGACGGCTGCACGACTCCTACTCCCTGACCTGGAGTCTGCGCAGGATCCCGATTGCGAAATACTCCGAGGAAGTGCATGTGCAAGCAGAACTAGAAAAGTGCATGGATCTGAGGTGAAGGATGTCCCGATAGACTGGAAGAAAAATATATCTACACAAGGAGCCGGAGGCAGAAACCGCAGTGCGCATCgttatttagtttgtttatcTACAGAAGTTCTCCTTAGTCTGCAGTCATGGCTATCCCGTCGGTATTTAGTAGGCCTACGCACTTAGTGTTATTGTTTCAATGCATTGCCCTTTACAACGTTTATGCTGCCCCGTCGCCCATTATCAGGTTTCCAGGAGACGACAGCACCCCCGTAACAGACAAAGAAGTTGCTCTGGTAAGTAGGcctaatacatttttaatataTTGAATACTTTGAAGCGACGCGTGCACAACATAATGCTAAAGAGTTGCACTTGGTGGGgatttccattttgttttgttttttgtgcaaagaaatatatttttacatgCACATATTTTCTCCAGAAATACTTGAACAAGTATTACGGATGCCCTAAAGACAGATGCAACCTGATGGTGCTGAAAGACAAACTGAAGGAGATGCAGAAGTTCTACAAACTGCCCGAAACAGGAGAGATCGACTCCAACACGGTGGAGATCATGAAGAAGCCCCGCTGCGGTGTTCCAGATGTGGCCAATTATAACTTCTTCCACAGGAAGCCCCAGTGGCAGAAGAACGCCATCACGTACAGGTCAGCACTTTACTCACACTTTTCACACAATCCTGGGATAGGATTCGTTGATATGCTTGAGTTCAGAAAATAATTTTaatcaaataattatttttaactTGAAGATTTCGCATGTAATTGCTGATGAGGGGAGATTAATGGTGTTGACCATTTTATGGCATATTCGTTTGCCAatatataccttttttttttaacccaactTCTATATATTCTTTTATCTATAACTTCTTACGTTATTGTAGTTGACTCGTCCTGCATAACAAACTCCTCCCACTTTCCCAAAGCCTTCCCAGTCTGCTGCTTGCCTTGTGAGATGGGCGCAacatctcctcctcttgcttTCTAAAGCCATTGCATCGTGGTTCTTGCTTACACAAGGGTGCGGTGCGAGGTGTGTTTTGGCCATGCCTCTGTGATTCTAGAACGATAACGACTCAGGAATTCAGGGAGTATGTTCAGGAATGTACAGAGCAGACAGGCGTACGAAAGGGTCTGATGGCCGACCGCGGCTTCCACAGGCTGCTCTCCCCCGAGTCTGGAAGCCTGTTATTAGACCGTGCTGGCTGGGTCTGTCTGCATAAACACATGACATGACCAGAGGCGTATTAATGTCTGGGTTTGTTTAGTGTTCTTCATGACACGATCCCATAGTCAGACCTCCTGTAAACCATCTAAAATCTTCTTAAACATGTACGTAAATTCATAAGGTTTGCAACTGCATCCaatatatataaagaacatGCATAGATGACTTCATAAAGTCCCTCGTTTTAGAATTTTATTAGAAGGAAACATTTCGAGACTTTGAGACTATAACAGTTGATATACAAGCTATGATCAAATTATTTGAGTATtcaataatgttattattagaTCACGTTTAGCACTAAACCAACCTTATGGTTCTGTAATGAATCTGCTAAAGTCTGTTTCCCCTGGTGACGGTGCATGTCAGCCTGTGTGGTTAAGCCCTTCACCAGGTCTTTCTCCCTGCTCCCTCAGGATCCTAGGCCACAGCCCCGACCTGGACGAGGAGACCATCAACGACGCCTTCTACAGGGCCTTCAAGGTGTGGAGCGACGTGACCCCGCTGACTTTCACACGCCTAATGGACGGAGAGGCAGACATCATGATCAACTTCGGCCGCAACGGTACGCACCGCCTGCTGCTCTGCGGAGCTGAGGCTCATTCGTAACACACACTACAGATTAGCTAACGAGTCTTATTGTCCAGTAGGGTTTGTCTGGGATCCAACAGGAGATGTCTCAGAGCCTGGGTTGGAAGCCAAAAAAGGCATGCCCTGTCCTAAACTAGTTTCACAAGTGTATTTATTGAATACGGGTATTTCTATAGTAGCTAGTCTACTGGCAGAGTTTTTGTTTGGCATTTACGTGTTTATtggcctccagcaacatgattgaaagttaaagagaaagaaagcgaAGCGTCCAGATTTCAGCTGGTCTGCCTTCAGAACGTAAGGCTATAACGGGCAGAAAATAATCCGATACATAAACAAACTATGCCTCAGCGGTTTTGACGCATCAATTAGCCTGTAGCCTTTATTGACCATGCGTAAACATAGTTGTTGAAATGAAAGATGGTTGTTATTATAGGGAAGCTTATGGGATTTCTTTAGACCTCCTAACCTCAAACTCCAGGGACATGTGGTCATCGATGTTGATCTAAGGGCAGGCGGTTTTTAGAAGATCACCCCCCATGTCTTGAAAATTCCTTGCTGTACCATAACTGAGAACAGCGCATTCTAGACTTACTTCAATGAGGTAACTGAAAAAAAGACAGATGACCTAGAGATGACTATGCATATGCAGGTATGCATAGTAACGTGCTGTTTCGGCATTTGGTGTCTTCCTGCATTACATCTGTAGAGCCCTGTAGTAGTGCCCCATTCAAACTAAAGGAAGCAATCTACATTGAAGTCAAAGTCCTAGcaataacatacaaacaaactgtaaatatatgtgtgtttgttgcagcCTTTGCCTTTTGAAAGCTTTGTACTGTATGCTTATTTTGTGAATCCACAACGTTTTTCCTGACTGTGTGGCGAGCAGAGCACGGAGACGGCTATCCCTTTGACGGTAAAGACGGCCTCCTAGCTCACGCCTTCGCCCCAGGGCCGGGGATCGGCGGGGACTCCCACTTTGATGATGACGAGCAATGGACCCTAGGGGATGGCCAAGGTACTGCCTGAATGAgtggtgtttgttgttgtttgaatgAGTGTTAGTGATTTTACTATTTGTGGTTCAAATCACACCCCTCTGGAGAAACTGACGCCGAACTGACCCGACGTTCCACCCATCCCTACCATGACCTGAGGTTCAACCCCTCCCTACCACGACCTGGTGCTCCAACCCTCCCTACTCTGACCTGACGTTCCACCCCTCCCTACTCCGACTTGACGTTCCACCCCTCCCTACCACGACCTGACGTTCCACCCCTCCCTACCATGACCTGGTGCTCCACCCCTCCCTAATCCGAGTTGACGTTCCACCCCTCCCTACACCGACCTGACGTTCCACTCCTCCCTACCACGATCTGGTGCTCCACCCCTCCCTACTCCGACCTGACGTTCCGCCCCTCCCTACTCCGACCTGACGTTCCACCCCTCCCTACTCCGACCTGACGTTCCACCCCTCCCTACTCCGACCTGACGTTCCACCCCTCCCTACTCCGACCTGACGTTCCACCCCTCCCTAATCCGACCTGACGTTCCACCCCTCCCTAATCCGACCTGACGTTCCACCCCTCCCTAATCCGACCTGACGTTCCACCCCTCCCTAATCCGACCTGACGTTCCACCCCTCCCTAATCCGACCTGAcgttccacccctccctcccttccacgTAATTCTGATTTCCTGGCAGTGGTGAAGGTCAAGTTCGGCAACGCAGACGGGGAGTTCTGCAAGTTCCCGTTCCTGTTCCAGGGTAAAGAGTACAACTCCTGCACGCCACAGGGCCGGGACGATGGCTTCCTGTGGTGCTCCACCACCTACGACTTCGACAACGACGCCAAATATGGCTTCTGTCCCCATGAGCGTGAGTTTCGGACCTTTTGTCCTGTTCCTTTTGGAAAGAACCAGCGAGTTTGGTGCATGTTGTATCACTTGTTTATTGTTGACCATGAATAGTATAACAACTGTTCTGGGGAATACTAACCTGGGGGATATTAATTATTTCATGAAGCCAAGCCACAATTTATAACCCCATAATTGGGGAGCTATCCTGACTTATTGGATTGTAAAGTAATTCAAGTTGGAGACATGAGGCTTCACTATACTCTGGCAGgaacaatgtttttgttttaactaGAACACTAGGCATGTAAACAGTATAACCGATGCAACCCTAGAAGAAATACATTATAGAAAGTATATATATGAAGAATACCATGCCCTCCTCCGAGACCCAGCAGCCTTCTGGACTTGTTCCTGCAGTGTTGTTCACCCTGGGGGGCAATGCCGACGGCGCGCCCTGCAAGTTCCCCTTCACCTTCCAGGGGACCGTTTATGACGGCTGCACCACCGAGGGCCGCGACGATGGCTACCGCTGGTGTGGAACCACGGAGGACTACGACCGCGACACCAAGTACGGGTTCTGCCCAGAGACCGGTGAGTGATAGATCCACCATGATGTACACATGTTACTGAAGTGACCTGTATAGTACGTTACACTACCCTTTGCTTGACCTCATCTTACCGTTCCTGATAGGAAATATTTAGAACGTGAAAACATTTCTGCGTTGTGTtaaggtttttgtttttgtcatggatgtgtgtacattgttgGTCAAgaagtgtgtttgaatgttAACTTGTATTTTTCATCATCGTTTCTGGATGAATCAACTGAGTTCTGGTTTCATATTCACTTGTGGTCTACTGCATGGAATGACTTTAAATATTTTCCATCTGGTCTGCTACATTTGCTTTTTGGAGTGTAATATTCTGAGGTAGAGAGGCAGATAAAAGGAGAGCTAGGAGAAAATAAGTAATTCCATTATGGCTCTCATGTTTCTCAGTTTGTAGTTCAACTGCAATGGAAAGGGCTTGATAATGCTGGGAAAGAGACCACAAAGACTGACCAAACCAACCAAGACACAAGACAAACTATTTGTTTTGGGTAccacacaataaacaaacaaagatgGAGAAAGCTGGAGACTTACGCAAAGACGTCTGACCAGTGTTGTCAGATTTCACTGAGTGAGCACCAATAATCAGATCGCTGAACCCGCCCAATCGTAAAATAAAGTACCCCCATTTcttgtgtctgtcagtgtgccGCATCTATGTagcatattttatttttaagtctCAAGGTTGGCAAGAAGGCAACAGTAATATTTTAGAATAataacatacccacacacacccacacaggacTGAATCACTGAACAACCCCTATCAGGTGACATTGACGCGATCTACCCTCTGTGTTTCAGCAATGTCAACGGTCGGGGGGAACTCTGAGGGGAGTCCGTGCGTGTTCCCTTTCACCTTCCTGGGGGACACCTACGATGCCTGCACCGCCGCCGGCCGCAGCGACGGCAAGATGTGGTGCGCCTCCACCAAGAGCTACGACGACGACCGCAAGTGGGGCTTCTGTCCCGACCAAGGTGGGGGGAGACAGGCGTGTAGAAACAAAGACGGAGGATTAGCGATGCGTCGCTGAGTTACGGTCGAAGCTACAATGATGAGTAGAGCAACGGTGGACTGATTCAAATCACAGCAGTCTGCCGTGCACTTCTGCTTCTGCTCAAACATTTTGGATAATTCAACTTATTATTATACGTTTGAAGATGGTGGACTCTATCCACCAATAGGAGCACTTTTAGCTGTGATCAAAGAGAACACTGAGAATGTTGCTGCATGTGGAAACTCAGAGGCCAGACAGTGAATGCACATTGTGTTAACATAATTATTTTTAatcagcagcagcactgttATGCAATGCACATGTTATTTTAAATCTTCACATTATTTGGGAATATCGACGGAAATATGCCCTTTACGTCATATTGCGATTCCAGAAAGGATTCGTTTTGCATTCTAACTtgtgactcctcccctctcccaggcTACAGTCTGTTCCTGGTGGCAGCTCATGAGTTTGGTCACGCCCTAGGCTTGGAGCACTCCCAGGACCCCGGGGCGCTGATGGCCCCCGTCTACACCTACACCAAGAACTTCAAACTGCCCAACGACGACGTCAAAGGCATCCAGGACCTCTACGGTAAGAAAGCCTTCAAGCAGCTCGGACTGTGAGGAACTTCATCTGATTGAGTACGTCTCTGTTGACAGCAGAAGAGATAAGGACCACTTGCATAGATTGTTAGATTGATTTATATTTagtcgtgtgtgtatttatatgtatatagcaAGCAATAGTGCAACCGTTTTCACTGAAACGCTCATTTGAGGAGTCAAAGTGGATACTGGTTTAAgtgctttacttttttattACTTTTTGGAAATGTTTTTAATTACTTTTTTCGGCAAGGTTCACCTTCTCTCGAAACCCAACCTAAATCACAGCCTAGTCAGGAATGCAGCCTTTTAGACCAGGCTGCAACTAAACTGTTGTATGGCTGGTATACCTGTTCTAATCCGCCTGCATTTGAGTACAGGTTGGTAGACAACAGGCCCCTGAGTGCTTTGCGGCTAAATGCTTGTGTCGCGGTGACCTCTCCGCGTCTTGTGCTATACATCAGCAGCGTATCTCTCCCCACCCCAGGAATCAGGACTGGGGGCAAGCCCCTGCCCCCCACCCAGGGTCCTGTGACCCCCATGGACATCTGCTCTGAGCCTGTGGTGTTCGACGCCGTGGCCCAGATCAGAGGAGAGACCTTCTTCTTCAAGGACAGGTAAGGCAGCCCGACAGGCCTTGACGTTCAACATGCATCTGAACAGAAGTCGTGCAGAATTCATGTCCAGATGGTATAAATGGTCAGTCGACTGGGACTTAATCAATATTCAGTAGTCTCAAAGTTTACTGTTAAGTTTAATGAATTGAGGAATACTCTTCTCATGGCTTTTCATTTCCTTACCATCAATAATAATTCCTCATGAGCAATTTAGTGCGAACGCCAgtgctttaaaggggacatattataccaccaggtgtgagtgtgagtagccttacaagccgttagCTTGTAAGGCTAAAATCTGCCCTATATGACATCACTAGgggggcatgtccacctagaaaTGTGCTGCATAGATGAGCAAGGtatacttcagtccactgggtaggctggtagactgatctatccagcacagatctaggtggacacgcccactagtgatgtcatatggggcagatttttttcgaaacggcttgtaaggctaatcacactcacacctggtgatataatatgtcccctttaagatatTTGTGTACTTTCTGTCTGACAGTTTAATTATACTTCCATATCCTTCTAACTGAAAATCAAATGGGTGTTCTTTATTTTCCTGGGACTTTGCACAGTGCTGTCATGTGAATACATTCTCCTTTTCATCACATTGCAGCCTCTCACAGACCTCTCGATCTGTCATTATTATTCATAAAGGAGCCATCCAAAATAAACAGGCGAGCACAATCCTTTCCCAAAAGAGTGAATGTACCCAGttagtagggatgggaattgataagaatttcacgattccgattccgattctgcttatcgatccgattccttatcgattctcttatcaattctcattgggtgagaaaataagtataaatgtgtttgtttgcattacatctctttaatatctgatcagaagtgcttctagtattgggaaattgtacattttcaaatcaattggtctagacgaaaaaatatatgtttcgctttttaagcccaaatgccatcattatgtgccatacaactaaaaacacagactgaaaacagccaagtaagagcttgtgccttttggaattctaacagtgctcatttgcattcaacttgtaacaaaattaaactgacataaacaaaatgaagcattgattaggcAGAGATTTATTacatgggcctacctaataaaccgttggaacacacaagaccggaaaccatagcaatgccggtaaacaaaccccgagaagcccaatccctatgagagctccccacgctacggccatccggaggcgacagagctgttggccgtgatattatatatacaattataatatagtatataatatattatatactattatatatagagctccgggagtcgcaaactgcaacaatcactttctcctccattccgcggttcacccggactgcactgcactgagtttgacggctgaacgctgattggctgttacgtttcacatgtcactcagttatcacgctgttgaacgctgattggctgtcatcacgacaaaaacttgtcgccggtttctcccgcgaaaaactcgcccttatacgcgtctctacgttcactttgtatgggatcttgtcgccccgtcgcgtttggtgtgaacgcacaatgcgattcttcctcggcggcgacatgtttgctgcgttctgaaccaaatcaaagcagcgtgtgtgtgacgtcacgacgcatttgccgcgaccggaaccgataagcggaatcgttaagcaggcttgctaacgattccaaggaatcggttgactcggaaccggttctgaacaagaaccggttctcgattcccatccctaccagTTAGCTCCTGGCGTTGCTCCCCAAAGAGTGTTTATGAGGACCTGAAGCCACCCACACAGCTTGAGCACAAATACCCCTTAAAGATCGGATTGCCTCTCCCTGCCAAAGTTGCGCTCCAACTGCCTGAGTTAAAGAGCTTTCCGTGGACATGGAACTGGATACGGATATTAAACCAGATTGGTATGTGTCTTAAAGTAAAGCTGAAGTATAAagctcttaaaggggacatattataccaccaggtgtgagtgtgattagccttagaagccgtttcgaaaatctgccccatatgacatcactagtgggcgtgtccacctagatctgtgctggatagatgagcaacgtttacttcagtccactgggtaggctggtagactgatctatccagcacagatctaggtagTCACGCCcgctagtgatgtcatatggggcagattttcgaaacggcttgtaaggttaatcacactcacacctggtggtataatatgtcccctttaagatcacctacacacacccccCAAAGACCAAAAGGTTGTCTCATGTGGATTTCAACAGTTTAAAATCCTGCAGATGCACAACTGCTCTACTTCAAGTAAGCCATGAGCAGGCTTGGATAAAATTAACTATTAATGTATTACACTGATGTGTTTAAAGAGGTTAAGGCTACAGATGCAATTAAAAATGTCAGTGAGAGGTAGAAGACAAATGCTAGTTAATACGCAGTGATTCTAACATAGGGAATAACTCATCCTTGTGTTTGATTTTCAATCGCACATGCACAACTTTTACACCAAGGCTTAAGGCAGACGACCTAGTAACTACCAATATTGCTAACATGACATGGATAAAAAAATGGATCTTAGTGTTGAAGATGTTGGTAGTATGTTTGAACTCAATGTCCCTCCCCTGAATGCTTCAGTTTTCTTACCGACATCGTGATGGGATTGCTCCAGTCTAGTTATTCACTGCTGGATCTCAACAAACTGATATTCAGGCTATAAAAACACATCACATGCTTTTCTCTGCTCGTTTGGCAAGACAGTGTTATCAACTAGGGTAAAATAGGGAGATGAAGGTTTTGCTTGGCTACAAATAAGACAGATTTAATGTTATGAACCAGTACTTTAGTCTTTGCAAGTCTGTGTTGTACTTCCATATTATAGTTCACTTGTGctgacgggggtggggggggggggcggtcctcTTTGAAGTAAAGATGGTAGGCAACGTGAGGGGTTGGAGGAAGAGTCTCTGGCAGGGTAACGCATCAGTCTGGGGCCGCTTCTGGAACTTTCCCCGAATTTCTGTTTCCTGAAGCAGATACCCCTACATCCGTTCATATTCAATACTAAAATAATATCAAAAACAGACAATGTCAAATATACCCGCGGAAACTATTGATGCCTAAAGGGTGTCACTCACAATATCCTAACGATTAGAAAGCAGAAAGCTTAGTCCAATCTGCGTCAGTCACATTAAGTCCTGATACTGAGTCCTTTGAAGCCATTTGAAAAGGGATTTTAAGACAGTATTTTTCCGTTAGTCAGAGTCGAGTAGAGGCCAAGTGCCACAACAAATACCTTTGCCAAATAGCTACAAGAAATCATACCAAGATACTGAAAATACCAATGAagatttaaagatcccatgccattctattttatgatgctttaatataggtattagtgggccacaaacacagtattcaaagacgtccccgaaattcagccatggtgcagagttacagtcactccgaaacagtcgcacattgagcttcccccaaacgcgctgtttcggtgggcgtgtcaaggcaggtcaaggaggggggtgggggtgtggccctgagcagcttgtagccactaccatgcgctctgtatacggtgggcgtgtcaaggcaggtcaaggaggggggtgggggtgtggccctgagcagcttgtagccactgacagtaccatgcgctctgtttacggtggatgtatcgcaatggctcgtagaaacccatattatacatagatatctatatcatataatatataatattatcacctggccctgagcagcttgtagccacggtaccatgcgctctgtttacggtggatgtatcgcaatggctcttagaaacccatattatacatagatatctatatcatataatatataatatatattatcacggccaaaagctgtgtgagcctccagacgataggttattatgaatctcaaacgaccgcgtctacttcagattgatgtggaagtggaagaaccagagacgtcggagaacccgacgaagtcctttgtgattcattatatcgtctggacgcgcacacagcttttggccgtgatgtattatttgatatagatatctgtgtattatatgatattatttagatgaatttggggaaaggaactttggctttgactccctgaagtcatgaaccacgacatggaggagaaagggattgttggccgcgaatgtatcccgcttgagccctgcttcccgccgcctcggcagcggtcagcgctaatcaccgcatcctgaagccgaggcggtggtccatcggcagcgaggctccggcgggagacgaccgcggtcaacaatccctttctcctccatgtcgtggttcatgacttcagggagtcaaagccaaagttcctttcccccaattaattctcaaccatggctgagataacccccactacgggtctagttgtagaaataccatagacgagagtccgacgtgttatgcgccatcacaccaacagcagaacggttatccaaataacaaggaagtgtacaacacttgcgttacagtcctggaactctatatttaaataatatcatataatacatagatatctatatcaaataatacatattatcacggccaaaagctgtgtgcacgtccagacgatataatgaatcacaaaggacttggttgggttctccgacgtctctggttcttccacttccacatcaatctgtagtagacagaaccgtgcgctgcctgctgccggcgcgaggcaccaccgcggcggtggtgcctcgcggcaaccggcggcaggcagcatgtcgcagttcatgtagttcgatgtcgttctgccattgcattcaaaattctgtaactagcctgttactacgaactaagcaactaccgtacacgtattagcatttagcactagctcaatcacgacttaTGAACcaactagctcaatcacgacttacgaaccaaccaagtgggcagggccatgaataataatttgacaacgctacgtcacagtgtcaccttatccagatcggctcatttcttctgcctttttcctttcattgcctattgcattcagcagacaaactgcatagatttcaaacttaccacagctcacaaacttattcagacctttgttatttaacaaacaataggaaaaatgttattttaatggcatgggctctttaatgaAATTTTAGCATCACACATTGCTTAATTTAGAATTTCCCAAGAGTTCTAGCAAAAAGCCAACAGATACCAACACAATTTGTACAAAAGTTCATTTGTAAAACAAGTGAGGtcaaatatgtaaacattttacaCTGATGAGCCTTAAACTGAAATGGATTCAGGGTGGAGACCAAGGGACAGGTCTGTTTTAACGTTTAGCTAAAGCTCACAACATTGTCGTGACAATATTACGGATGGATTGTTGGTTTGTAGTTTGAATAGTTGCGCATGTTTGGGTATACGGTTGAGGGACTTGTGTGTAGGTTTAAGGTTAGTTTTGGTTTAGGTATTAATATAGAGATGTTTGACCAAAAGGCACAGCATTGTAGATGGTTAAAGAGACGGTCAAGTATTTTTAGGTTCTAGTTGGTCTAGTTTGAGATTATTATAGATGGTCACTTTTAGGCATTAGTTTAGAGATCTCCATATTAAGGCATTCGGTTGGAGATCTCCATATTCAGGCATTCAGCTAGAGATCGCCACATTTAGGAATTAGTTTAGATCTTTAACACACGCCGTGTCCCTTTAGTCTCTCCGTTCAAAGAAGGCTCCAAAATAGAGGTTTTGCAGTACAATAGCTTGGCTCAGACATGGTAAACAGGAATAAAAGTAGGCAGATCCAGCGAGGTCACTGGTCCGGTAGACTGCCGTAGATCCACTTCTGCTCTGTGATGGATTGATACAAAACAGGAGGTCAGTT is a genomic window containing:
- the mmp2 gene encoding 72 kDa type IV collagenase, which codes for MAIPSVFSRPTHLVLLFQCIALYNVYAAPSPIIRFPGDDSTPVTDKEVALKYLNKYYGCPKDRCNLMVLKDKLKEMQKFYKLPETGEIDSNTVEIMKKPRCGVPDVANYNFFHRKPQWQKNAITYRILGHSPDLDEETINDAFYRAFKVWSDVTPLTFTRLMDGEADIMINFGRNEHGDGYPFDGKDGLLAHAFAPGPGIGGDSHFDDDEQWTLGDGQVVKVKFGNADGEFCKFPFLFQGKEYNSCTPQGRDDGFLWCSTTYDFDNDAKYGFCPHELLFTLGGNADGAPCKFPFTFQGTVYDGCTTEGRDDGYRWCGTTEDYDRDTKYGFCPETAMSTVGGNSEGSPCVFPFTFLGDTYDACTAAGRSDGKMWCASTKSYDDDRKWGFCPDQGYSLFLVAAHEFGHALGLEHSQDPGALMAPVYTYTKNFKLPNDDVKGIQDLYGIRTGGKPLPPTQGPVTPMDICSEPVVFDAVAQIRGETFFFKDRFLFRSVNFRSKPTGPMLVATYWSDLPGKIDAAYENPLEEKTVFFAGDQMWVYRAEQLESGYPKSITSLDLPSDVAQIDAAFSFRKNQKTYLFSGDKFWRYNEEKKKMDAGFPKLIADAWNGIPDGMDAAFSLNNIDYSYFFKGAHYFKLDDSSLKIVKLGDIGKDWLGC